The Deltaproteobacteria bacterium nucleotide sequence CGGCGGGTCCTTCGGTCTGCGCGAAGGCGAGCACGTCCGTCGGGCGGTCGCGCCCGCGCCAGCGGCGGTTCAGCCGCCGCATCTCCCGGTCGGAGACGAGGAGCACGGAGAGCTCGGCGCGGCCGAGGCCCACCGCCCGGAGCAGGCGGCGCGCGCTCCGTGCGAGCCGGGCCGCCAGCGCCGGCGCCCGGCGGCCCCGCATCGACACGCCGACCGCCGGACCGCCGGCGCTCATCGCTCGGCCCGCTCGTAGGCGGTGATGATCTGCTGCACCAGGGGATGGCGGACGACGTCGCGCTCGGTGAAGGTGACGAACTCGATACCGGGGATGTCGCGCAGGATCGCCTGCGCCTCCTTGAGCCCCGACAGCTTGCCGGCCGGCAGGTCCACCTGCGTGACGTCGCCCGTGATGACCGCCTTCGAGCCGTAGCCGAGGCGGGTCAGGAACATCTTCATCTGCTCGGTGGTCGTGTTCTGGGCCTCGTCGAGGATCACGAAGGAGTCGTTCAGGGTGCGGCCGCGCATGAAGGCGAGCGGCGCGACCTCAATCGTCCCGCGCTCGACCAGCTTGCGGGCGCGGTCGAAGTCGACCATGTCGTGGAGCGCGTCGTAGAGCGGCCGGAGATACGGGTTCACCTTCTCGGCGAGGTCGCCGGGGAGGAAGCCGAGCTTCTCGCCCGCCTCCACGGCGGGGCGCGTGAGGATGATGCGGGAGAAGCTGTTCTTCATGAGCTCGGCGACGGCCATCGCCATAGCTAGATACGTTTTCCCGGTGCCCGCTGGCCCTATCCCGAAGACGATGTCGTAGCCGCGGATGGCGTCGATGTAGGCCTTCTGCGCCACGCTCTTCGGCGTGATCACCCGCTTGTGCGCCGAGATGAAGACCGTGTCGAGGAAGATGTCGCGCAGCTTGGCGTTGCGGTCGCTCGACAGGATGCGGATCGCGTAGTCCACGTCGGCGGGGTAGATGGGATAGCCCTGCTCGAGGAGGCCGTAGAGCTGGACGAGGACGCGGCTGGCGAGCTCGGTCTCGATCGGATCGCCGGCCAGGCTGAGCGTCTGGTCGGTGACGTCGATGCGGATGCCGACGTGCCGCTCGAGCGTCTTCAGGTGCTCGTCGTGCTGGCCGAGCAGCTCGCGGAAGAGCCGCGGGTCGTCGAAGCGGAGGGGGACGGGCGCGGGGCCGGGCTCGGCCAAGGGTTCAGCGGCCCCCGGCGCCGAGCAGGTCGTAGGCGGCGGCCAGCGCCTCGTCGAGCCGGGCGGGGTCCTTGCCGCCCGCCTGCGCGAAATCGGGGCGCCCGCCGCCACCCCCACCCACCAGCGGCGCGAGCTGCTTGATGATGTTGCCGGCGTGGAAGCGGCCGATCAGGTCCTTGGTCACGGCGGCGAGGAGCAACGCCCGCTCGCCCTGCGCCGTGCCGAGCACGACGACGCCCGACTTGATCCGCTCGCGCAGCCGGTCGGCCATCTCGCGCAGCCCCTTGTCGTCGAGCCCGTCGACGCGCGTCGCCAGAACCGTGACGCCGTCGACGCGGCGGGCGTCGGCGAGGACGTCGCGCGTGGCGCCGCCGGCGAGCTTGCCCTGGAGCTCCGCGATGCGCTTCTCGAGATCGCGCTGCTGCGCGAGGAGCTTCTCGAGCTTCGCCGCCGCTTCCTCCTCCGGGCCACGCAGCAGCGTGGCGACCTCGCGCAGCACCGCCTCGTGGCGGCGGACCAGGTCGAGCGCGCCCTCGCCGGTCACGGCCTCGAGCCGGCGCACGCCGGCCGCCACCCCCGCCTCGCCGCGCACCTTGAAGAGGCCGATGTCGCCGGTGCGGGCGACGTGCGTGCCGCCGCAGAGCTCCACCGAGTAGTCGCCCATGTGCACGACCGTCACCCGGTCGCCGTACTTCTCGCCGAAGAAGGCGAGCGCGCCCGCCTTGATGGCCTGGTCGTAGGACATCTCCTCGGCCCACACCTCGAGGTTGGCCCGGATCTGGCTGTTCACCTGGTCCTCGATCTCACCGAGCGGCCCCTCGCCCACCGGACGGGTGTGGCTGAAGTCGAAACGCAGCCGCTCGGGGGTGACGAGCGAGCCCGCCTGGCGGACGTGCGGCCCCAGCTGGCGGCGGAGCGCGGCGTGCACCAGATGGGTGGCGGAATGGTTGAGGCGCGCCGCCTCGCGCCGGGCGACGTCGATGCGCATGCGGAGGCGGTCGCCGACCGACACCGCCCCCTGCCGGACGACGCCGCGGTGCGCGACGACCGTCGGGGCGATCCGCTGCGTGTCGAGGACCTCGATGCGCGTCGCGCCGTCGCGCGTCTCGAGCCAGCCACGGTCACCGACCTGTCCGCCCGACTCGGCGTAGAAGGGCGTCTCCGCGGTGACCACGTCGACCTCGGCGCCGGCGCCGAGCGGACCGCGCGTCTCACGGCCGGCGGCCACGAGCGCGAGCACCTCCGACTCCCACTCGACGACGCGGTCGCCGACGAAGCGCGTGCCGAGGCCCGCGGGCGGCGCAATCATCTCGGGCGCTGCCTCGGCGTCGGCGAAGCGCTTGGCGCCGCGCGCCCGCTGGCGCTGCGCCTCCATGGCGCGCTCGAAGCCCGCGCGGTCGGCGACGAGTCCCTCGGCCGCGAGGATGTCCTCGGTGAGGTCGAGCGGGAACCCGTAGGTGTCGTAGAGGCGGAACGCCACCTCGCCGGACAGCGTACGGTCGCCCGCGCGGCGGGCCCGCTCGACCTCGCTCTCGAGCAGCGCGAGCCCGCGGTCGAGCGTGGCGGCGAACCTCTCCTCCTCGTCCCGCACCACCTCCACGATGCGGCCCTGCCGCTCGACGACCTCGGGGTAGGCGCGTCCCATGGTGTGGACCACCGCGGCCACCACCTCGTGCAGGAAGGGCCGGTCGAGCGCGAGGAGCTTGCCGTGGCGCGCCGCGCGGCGGAGCAGGCGGCGGAGCACGTAGCCGCGGCCCTCGTTCGACGGCAGCACGCCGTCGGTGATGAGGAAGGTGACGGCCCGGCCGTGGTCGGCGATGACCCTGAGCGAGACGTCGTCCGCGGCGGAGCGTCCGTAGCGCCTGCCCGAGAGCTTCTCCATGCGGGAGATGATGCCGCGCAGCAGGTCGCAGTCGTAGTTGGTGGAAACGCCCTGCAGCAGCGACGCCACCCGCTCGAGACCCATGCCGGTGTCGACGTGCTTCGCGGGCAGCTCGGTGAGCTTCCCCGCCTCGTCCCGGTTGTACTGGATGAAGACCAGGTTCCAGATCTCGATGAAGCGCGCGCAGCCGGCGTTCACGCCGCAGCGGTGTGCCGGGTCGGCGCGGTGGTCGCAGGCGTCGGGACCGCGATCGATGTGGACCTCCGAGCAAGGCCCGCACGGGCCCGTCTCGCCCATCTCCCAGAAGTTCTCGGCGTCGAAGCGCAGCACCCGCGCCCCGTCGACGTCGGTCACCTGCGTCCACAGCGCCGCCGCCTCGTCGTCGGTCGTGTGCACCGTCGCCCAGAGCGCGGTCTTCGGGAGCTTCCAGACGCGGGTCAGGAGCTCCCACGCCCACGCGATCGCCTCGCGCTTGTAATAGTCGCCGAACGACCAGTTACCGAGCATCTCGAAGAAGGTGTGGTGGTACGTGTCGCGCCCCACCTGCTCGAGGTCGTTGTGCTTGCCGCTGATGCGGAGGCACTTCTGCGCGTCGGCGGCACGCGTGTAGGGCCGCCGCTCCTTGCCGAGGAACACCTGCTTGAACTGCACCATGCCGGCGTTGACGAAGAGCAGGCTCGGATCGTCCTCGGGGACGAGCGGGGCGCTCGGGACGACGGTGTGGCCGCGCTCCCGGAAAAAGTCCAGGAAGCCTTGGCGGATCTCGTCGCCGGTCACCACCGCCTGTTTTTACCGGCTCGGTTCCGGACCGGCAACCCGCGTCGCCGCCCGCGAATATAGGCCGCGTCGAGCCGCAGCCTCGGCTACCAGCTCACCTGAACGGGCGCGGCGGCCACCACGGGTAGAACCCGGGGAGATCCGCGCTCGGCCGGAGCGTGAAGCGCGCCGGGCGCTTCTCGAGGAAGGCGGCCACCCCCTCGCGGGCGTCGGCCGAGCTGCCCATCCAGTAGATGGCTCTCGAGTCGACCTGGTGCGCCTCCATGGGATGGTCGGCGCCGAGCATGCGCCAGAGGAGCTGCCGGGAGAGGGCGACGGAGACCGCGGAGGTGTTGTCGGCGATCTCTCGGGCCAGCCCACGCGCCGTCGCGAGCAGGTCCGCGGGCGGCACGATGCGGCTCACGAGCCCTCCGGCAAGCGCCTCCTCGGCGGAGAAGATGCGTCCCGTGTACACCCACTCGGCCGCGCGGCTGATGCCGACGACGCGCGGGAGGAACCAGCTGCTGCACGCCTCGGGGACGATGCCGCGGCGGGCGAAGACGAAGCCCATGCGCGCCGCCGTCGAAGCCAGGCGCACGTCCATCGGCAGGGTCATCGTGATCCCCACGCCGACGGCCGGGCCGTTGATCGCGGCGATGATCGGCTTCTTCGACTCGAAGATGCGCAGCGCCACGAGGCCGCCGCCGTCGCGGTGCGTCTCGAGCGTGTCGCGGGCCGTGTTGTCGAAGGTCCCGCCGCCTCCCGAGAGGTCCGCGCCGGCGCAGAACGCGCGCCCCGCGCCGGTCACGATGACGGCGCGCACGGCGTCGTCCGCGTCGGCCCGATCGAAGGCGTCGATCAGCTCGCGCATCATCGTCGGCGTGAAGGCGTTCAGCTTCTCGGGCCGATCGAGCGTGATCGTCAGCACCCCGTCGACCACCTCGTGGAGGATCTGCTCGTAGGCCATCGCCGTCCCTCAGGCGCCCGGCAGGCGCCGCAGCTCGAAGTCGAGATACTCGGCGCTGCCGCCGTCATCGAGCGCGAGGGTATAGCGCCAGGCGCCGTTCGAGGCGATCAGCGCCGCCGCCACCACCCGACCGCGACGGCCGCCCGGCGCCTCCACCCGGTCTCCGATCGCGAGACGGCCCGCAGGCGGTTGCATGCGCGCCTATCGCCCGATCGCCACCACGTGGTACGTGCGCACCGCGGGGTCGTTGGGCAGACGTACGACGAAGGTGGCGGAGGTGCCGGGGGCGATCGCCTGGGGAGTCGGCAGCGTGTCGACGGAGACGACGCGCGTGCCGTCCGAATCGAGTCCCTCGACCGACACCTTGACGTCGCGGCTCGGCCGCGAGCCGACGTTGCGTACCGTGCCTTCGACGAACACCGCGGCGCCGTCGGCGGTCGCCGTCTCCTTGATCGGACCGATCTGGAACTCCGCCGTGGTGGACGGGGCGAGCGACTCCTCGGTGAGCGGCGGGGGGGGCGGGGGAGCGGGCGGCGGAGGCGGCGCCTGGCGCGCGCAGCCGAGGGCGAGCGCCGCACCGGCGAGCGGGAGACGCACTCTCCTCAGCTGGCGACCTCGGCGGCCGCGCCGGTCAGCACCGCCTCGCCCCGCTCGGTCTTCGCCGTCAGGACGATCCGCCCCGGAGAGACCTCCCACATGTCGGTGGTGATCGTCTCGCCGGGGTAGACGACCCCGGAGAAGCGGACCTCGAAGGACTTGAGACGCGCGGGGTCGTTCCCGCACCAGGCGCGCAGGACCGCACGGCCGGCGAAGCCGAAGGTGCAGAGCCCGTGCAGGATCGGCCGCTCGTAGCCGGCCATGCGGGCGAACTCGGGGTCGGCGTGCAGCGGGTTCATGTCGCCCGAGAGCCGGTAGAGCAGCGCCTGCTCGGGCCGCGTCGCCATGGCGATCGACTTGTCGGGCGGCCGGTTCGGAGGCACGTTGCGCGGGCCGCTCGGGCCACGCTCGCCGCCGAAGCCGCCCTCGCCGCGCGCGAAGATGCCCGAGGTGTTCCGGAAGAGGAGACGGCCCTTCTCGTCGACGCTCTCGGTCTCGACGAGCACGAGCGCGCCCTTGCCCTTGTCGTACATCGCCTTGATGGTGGGGGTGGTGGTGATCCTGCCGCTGGTGGGGATCGGCGCGTGCAGCTCGATGCGCTGCTCGCCGTGCAGCACCATCACGGGGTTCACCTCCATGGCGCCGCCGAGGTTCAGCATGGCGGGGAACGCCGGGATGACCGCGAAGGTCGGCAGCACCTTCAAGTCGCGCTGGTAGACGAACTGGAGGTCGTCCGGCCCGGCGCCGACGCCGAGCGCGTAGAGCATCACGTCGCGCTCGTCGTAGGTGTGGGTGACGGCCTCCATGCGCTTCCCGACGTAGGAAAGGTTGACCGGCATGCCGCGAAACTCACACCGATTGACGGGGCAGGTCAAGGGGACTTACAAGCCGCGCGTGTCCGGCGCACTCGTCGGCCGAACGGTGATGGTCACGGGCGCGTCGAGCGGCATCGGCGCGGCCACGGCGCGCGCGCTCGCCGAGGCGGGCGCCGCTGTCGTCCTCGGCGCGCGGAGGATGGACCGGCTCGAGGCGCTCGCCGCCGAGCTCGGCGGCCGTGGCGCCGCGGTCGCCGTCGCGGCCACCGACATGCGCCGCGAGGCCGACGTGGTCCGTCTGTTCGCGCTGGCGCGCGACCGCTTCGGCGGCGTCGACGTGCTCGTGAACGCCGCCGGCCTCGGGCGGCGCGCGCCGCTCGCCTCGGCGCCGACCGAGCTCTGGCGCGAGATGCTCGAGGTGAACGTGCTCGGGCTCGCGATCGCGACGCGCGAGGCGATCCAGGACATGGAGCGGCGCGGGGTGGCCGGCCACGTCGTGCACGTGTCCTCGATGGCCGCGCATCGCATCCCGAGTCCCGACGCCGCCATGTATGCGGCGACCAAGTTCGCGGTGCGTGCGCTGACCGAGGGGCTCCGCCAGGAGCTCCGCGCCCGCCAGAGCCCGATCCGCGTCTCGGCCGTGTCACCGGGTCACGTCGAGACGGAGTTCGCCGAGGTCTTTGCCGGCCGTCCGGAAGCCGCGGCCGAGACGTACGGCCGCTTCAAGGTGCTCGAGGCGCGCGACGTGGCGGCGGCGATCGTCTGGATCCTCAGCCAGCCGCCCCACGTCGAGGTGCACGACGTCCTCGTGCGTCCGACGGCGCAGCGGAATTAGATCAGCGAGGGGCTCCCCGCCCCTCGCCCCGGCGGGTGAAGCCCGGGTCCTCACTCCTCGCTCGCTTCGCTCGGCCGCGCGCGCAGCGCGCGCGGAGATCCGGTCTCGAATGGGCGGTTGCGCTCCTCGCCGAGCGCCTCCATCTCTAACTTGGCCAGGATCTTGCCCGCAACCGTCGGCGCGCCGGCGCTCGCCGCGGGGGGAGATGATCCCATCTTCACCAGAGCACGGCGGCGGGCAAAGCGGTATTGAAGACTGTCTCCGAAAGGCACTGACTGAGGACCATGGCAGGTTGCGGTGGGACCGTTACCCAGCCACTTCCGCTCCTCGACCTCGTCGAGCCCCCGGCCGTGGCTCCCGGCGACTCCACGAAGGTGCTCCCTTCGCTCCGGGGCCTCTCGGTCCTTGTCGTGGACGATGCCCTCGATGCCCGCGATTCGCTCGCCATGTTCCTCGAGGAGTGCGGCGCCCGCGTCACCGCCGTCGCCTCCGCCGCGGAAGCCCTCGAGGCGCTCCCGCTCGCTCGACCGGACGTCCTGGTGAGCGACCTCGCGATGCCGGGCATCGACGGCTACGGCCTCCTCGCACGCATGCGTGAGCTCGAGGCAGGCGGCGCGCGGCCCGTGCCGGCGCTCGCGCTCAGCGGCCACGCCCGCCCGCAGGATCGCGAGCGCACGCTGGCGGCCGGGTTCCAGGCCCACATGGCGAAGCCGGCGGAGCCCGCGGAGCTGGCGTCGGCGGTGGCGCGCCTCGCCGCGAGGGGCCGCCTCGCCCGCACGGGCACCTGACCCGAGGAGGCGCCGGGAGCCCGGTGGCGGTCGATCAGTATCGATCGATTTGGGCGAGCCGCTCGCGATGGTGGTCCGGGTCTCCGAACGCCACCCGGTTCCAGCGCGCCCGTTTGAACCAGAGGTGCAGGTCGTGCTCCCAGGTGAAGCCGACGCCGCCGTGCATCTCGACCGCCCGACGGGCGGCGCGGGCGTAGACGTCGCCGAGCCGCGCCTTGGCGACGGTCGCGGCCCGCGCCGCCTCGCGTGGCCGGTGGTCGAACGCGTAGGCCGCGTACCAGACCAGCGAGCGGGCCGGCTCGACCTCGGCGACCACCTCCGCCGCCATGTGCTTGACCGCCTGGAACGAGCCGATCTTGCGGCCGAACTGCTCCCGCGTCTTCGAGTACTCGACCGCCATCTCGAGAGCGCGCTCGGCGCCGCCGAGGCTGTCGGCCGCGATGCCGATGGCGCCGAGGTCGAGCAGGCGCTCGAGGAGCGGCCAGGCCTTTCCCTCCCCGCCGAGCAGCGCGCCGCGCGGCACCGCGACGTCGCGCAGCGTCACCTCCCCCACCCGGCGCGTCAGGTCGATCGTCTCCTCGGGCCGCACGCGCACACCGGCAGCCTTGCGCGGCACCAGGAAGAGCGACACGCCCGCCGGGCCGGCGCCCGCTCGCGTCCGCGCCGCCACCAGGAAGAGGTCGGCGCCCGGGGCGTCGAGCACGAAGAGCTTGGCGCCGGCCAGGGCGTAGCCGTCGCGCGTTCGGCGCGCGCGCAGCGTGACGCCGCCGGCGTCGTGACGATCGCTCTCCTCGAGGTAGGCAAGGCTCGCGAAGGCCCGGCCCGCAACCAGACCGGGTAGCCATGCTCGCCGCTGGTCGGCGCTGCCGGCGCGCACGAGGGCTGCGATCACGAGCTGGGTCGAGAGGAACGGGCCCGGCGCCGCGACGCGGCCGAGCTCCTCGAGGACCACGGCGAGCTCGAGCGTCCCGAGCCCGAGGCCCCCCTGCGCCTCCGGCACGACGAGCCCCATCCAGCCGAGCTCCGCCATCTTGGCGTACAGCCCGCGCGGCACGCCGTCGGGCTGCTTGGCCGTGTCGCGCACGACCGAGGGCGGGCACTCCGCGGCGAGGAACTCGCGCGCCGCGCGCTGGAGGGCATCCTGGTCTTCGGAGAGTCCGAAGTCGATCACGCGCGCAGCTCGCGCGGCATCGCGAGCCCGCGCTCGGCGATGATGTTCTTCTGGATCTGC carries:
- a CDS encoding PhoH family protein, which codes for MAEPGPAPVPLRFDDPRLFRELLGQHDEHLKTLERHVGIRIDVTDQTLSLAGDPIETELASRVLVQLYGLLEQGYPIYPADVDYAIRILSSDRNAKLRDIFLDTVFISAHKRVITPKSVAQKAYIDAIRGYDIVFGIGPAGTGKTYLAMAMAVAELMKNSFSRIILTRPAVEAGEKLGFLPGDLAEKVNPYLRPLYDALHDMVDFDRARKLVERGTIEVAPLAFMRGRTLNDSFVILDEAQNTTTEQMKMFLTRLGYGSKAVITGDVTQVDLPAGKLSGLKEAQAILRDIPGIEFVTFTERDVVRHPLVQQIITAYERAER
- a CDS encoding acyl-CoA dehydrogenase; its protein translation is MVAARTRAGAGPAGVSLFLVPRKAAGVRVRPEETIDLTRRVGEVTLRDVAVPRGALLGGEGKAWPLLERLLDLGAIGIAADSLGGAERALEMAVEYSKTREQFGRKIGSFQAVKHMAAEVVAEVEPARSLVWYAAYAFDHRPREAARAATVAKARLGDVYARAARRAVEMHGGVGFTWEHDLHLWFKRARWNRVAFGDPDHHRERLAQIDRY
- a CDS encoding enoyl-CoA hydratase (Catalyzes the reversible hydration of unsaturated fatty acyl-CoA to beta-hydroxyacyl-CoA), giving the protein MAYEQILHEVVDGVLTITLDRPEKLNAFTPTMMRELIDAFDRADADDAVRAVIVTGAGRAFCAGADLSGGGGTFDNTARDTLETHRDGGGLVALRIFESKKPIIAAINGPAVGVGITMTLPMDVRLASTAARMGFVFARRGIVPEACSSWFLPRVVGISRAAEWVYTGRIFSAEEALAGGLVSRIVPPADLLATARGLAREIADNTSAVSVALSRQLLWRMLGADHPMEAHQVDSRAIYWMGSSADAREGVAAFLEKRPARFTLRPSADLPGFYPWWPPRPFR
- a CDS encoding SDR family NAD(P)-dependent oxidoreductase, translating into MVTGASSGIGAATARALAEAGAAVVLGARRMDRLEALAAELGGRGAAVAVAATDMRREADVVRLFALARDRFGGVDVLVNAAGLGRRAPLASAPTELWREMLEVNVLGLAIATREAIQDMERRGVAGHVVHVSSMAAHRIPSPDAAMYAATKFAVRALTEGLRQELRARQSPIRVSAVSPGHVETEFAEVFAGRPEAAAETYGRFKVLEARDVAAAIVWILSQPPHVEVHDVLVRPTAQRN
- a CDS encoding 3-alpha,7-alpha,12-alpha-trihydroxy-5-beta-cholest-24-enoyl-CoA hydratase; the encoded protein is MPVNLSYVGKRMEAVTHTYDERDVMLYALGVGAGPDDLQFVYQRDLKVLPTFAVIPAFPAMLNLGGAMEVNPVMVLHGEQRIELHAPIPTSGRITTTPTIKAMYDKGKGALVLVETESVDEKGRLLFRNTSGIFARGEGGFGGERGPSGPRNVPPNRPPDKSIAMATRPEQALLYRLSGDMNPLHADPEFARMAGYERPILHGLCTFGFAGRAVLRAWCGNDPARLKSFEVRFSGVVYPGETITTDMWEVSPGRIVLTAKTERGEAVLTGAAAEVAS
- a CDS encoding response regulator: MAGCGGTVTQPLPLLDLVEPPAVAPGDSTKVLPSLRGLSVLVVDDALDARDSLAMFLEECGARVTAVASAAEALEALPLARPDVLVSDLAMPGIDGYGLLARMRELEAGGARPVPALALSGHARPQDRERTLAAGFQAHMAKPAEPAELASAVARLAARGRLARTGT
- the alaS gene encoding alanine--tRNA ligase is translated as MTGDEIRQGFLDFFRERGHTVVPSAPLVPEDDPSLLFVNAGMVQFKQVFLGKERRPYTRAADAQKCLRISGKHNDLEQVGRDTYHHTFFEMLGNWSFGDYYKREAIAWAWELLTRVWKLPKTALWATVHTTDDEAAALWTQVTDVDGARVLRFDAENFWEMGETGPCGPCSEVHIDRGPDACDHRADPAHRCGVNAGCARFIEIWNLVFIQYNRDEAGKLTELPAKHVDTGMGLERVASLLQGVSTNYDCDLLRGIISRMEKLSGRRYGRSAADDVSLRVIADHGRAVTFLITDGVLPSNEGRGYVLRRLLRRAARHGKLLALDRPFLHEVVAAVVHTMGRAYPEVVERQGRIVEVVRDEEERFAATLDRGLALLESEVERARRAGDRTLSGEVAFRLYDTYGFPLDLTEDILAAEGLVADRAGFERAMEAQRQRARGAKRFADAEAAPEMIAPPAGLGTRFVGDRVVEWESEVLALVAAGRETRGPLGAGAEVDVVTAETPFYAESGGQVGDRGWLETRDGATRIEVLDTQRIAPTVVAHRGVVRQGAVSVGDRLRMRIDVARREAARLNHSATHLVHAALRRQLGPHVRQAGSLVTPERLRFDFSHTRPVGEGPLGEIEDQVNSQIRANLEVWAEEMSYDQAIKAGALAFFGEKYGDRVTVVHMGDYSVELCGGTHVARTGDIGLFKVRGEAGVAAGVRRLEAVTGEGALDLVRRHEAVLREVATLLRGPEEEAAAKLEKLLAQQRDLEKRIAELQGKLAGGATRDVLADARRVDGVTVLATRVDGLDDKGLREMADRLRERIKSGVVVLGTAQGERALLLAAVTKDLIGRFHAGNIIKQLAPLVGGGGGGRPDFAQAGGKDPARLDEALAAAYDLLGAGGR